In Belonocnema kinseyi isolate 2016_QV_RU_SX_M_011 chromosome 4, B_treatae_v1, whole genome shotgun sequence, a single window of DNA contains:
- the LOC117171763 gene encoding uncharacterized protein LOC117171763: protein MSPIFGAFVFTLITFFNEIETADWVTKKLITKLNKLQITETSEKEEKESREFSHMLNRLKLTKEIAPKPEIAPKPKTAPKPKTAPRPEAAVTPKPAPKRKPQHEPNYEPRKRITPDKDIKLPPFRHEVDPSGINAFEVFLNHYRRFPQPPPQVGVDALTLYEQTYNQRPHHPPSLTGNNGFHNLHQYHGVISPSEPFLPSTKNYGDDLLHQSYGVISPNGSSFNPPLSQNYGHDHFLQSDGVIPPSVPASEHQSFQDHQSHHFYSSDSQRINHLNEYPRNQYTCQLGGSESDHGWLYHHQK from the coding sequence AAACAGCAGATTGGGTCACAAAGAAGCTCATAACTAAGCTAAATAAACTCCAAATCACTGAAACTTCTGAGAAAGAAGAGAAAGAATCACGCGAATTCTCACACATGCTAAACAGGCTGAAACTCACCAAAGAGATCGCGCCTAAACCTGAAATTGCGCCTAAACCTAAAACAGCGCCTAAACCTAAAACCGCGCCTAGACCTGAAGCCGCGGTTACACCTAAACCCGCGCCTAAACGTAAACCCCAACATGAACCGAATTATGAGCCTAGAAAAAGAATAACACCTGATAAGGACATTAAGCTTCCTCCATTTCGACATGAAGTGGATCCATCAGGGATCAATGCTTTTGAAGTGTTTCTGAACCATTATAGACGCTTTCCTCAACCTCCACCTCAAGTTGGGGTTGATGCTCTTACTCTGTATGAACAAACTTATAATCAAAGGCCTCATCATCCTCCATCATTGACAGGAAATAATGGTTTTCATAATTTGCATCAATATCATGGTGTGATTTCTCCAAGTGAGCCCTTTTTaccatcaacaaaaaattatggtgATGATCTTCTGCATCAATCTTATGGTGTGATTTCTCCAAATGGGTCTTCTTTTAATCCACCACTATCACAGAATTACGGtcatgatcattttcttcaatCTGATGGTGTCATTCCTCCAAGTGTGCCTGCTTCTGAACATCAAAGTTTTCAGGATCATCAGTCGCATCATTTTTATTCGTCAGATTCACAGAGGATTAATCATTTGAATGAGTATCCAAGAAATCAGTATACGTGTCAATTGGGAGGATCTGAATCCGACCATGGCTGGCTCTATCACCATCAAAAGTAA